From Burkholderia sp. WP9, a single genomic window includes:
- a CDS encoding response regulator — translation MPRTSSTCQRWSAREIRILHEVPRVLVVDDNVGAAEALATYLSYEGVEARAANGCEQALRCVRDWVPDVVVLDIMMPERDGYETASALRSYLPTHSLGIVAFTSLDEDHVKETGKARHNFDGYCQKGTSPSALLALMRKFWRE, via the coding sequence ATGCCTCGAACTTCCTCTACTTGCCAACGGTGGAGCGCCCGCGAGATCCGGATACTGCACGAAGTGCCGCGCGTCCTGGTCGTGGACGACAACGTCGGCGCCGCCGAAGCGCTCGCCACCTATCTCTCCTACGAAGGCGTCGAAGCCCGCGCCGCAAACGGCTGCGAGCAGGCGTTGCGTTGCGTGCGCGACTGGGTGCCCGACGTCGTGGTGCTCGACATCATGATGCCGGAGCGCGACGGTTATGAAACCGCGAGCGCTCTGCGCAGTTATTTGCCGACGCACAGTCTGGGCATTGTCGCGTTCACTTCCCTCGATGAGGATCACGTCAAGGAAACCGGTAAGGCACGTCACAATTTCGACGGCTATTGTCAAAAAGGCACGTCCCCGAGCGCGCTGCTGGCGCTGATGCGCAAGTTCTGGCGCGAATAG
- a CDS encoding heavy metal sensor histidine kinase has translation MRGAVSRTLQSRLTVLIILSTSVILALSGLALYGALRSRLESTSTELMSGTLAALESHLAGSQNIEDIVRDAQTWIDLLHGHQNMALAVYDTAGQRLVSTPGFQSYAPILATRASEASTELTRADLNLRYLVAMVPLDAATGRWVRIAVQYDRTNDRALLRAHAYTAVIIEVFGVILAAAFAYGIATLGLLPLRRLAAQAEAMSTSRLAQPLPELDASGELKELEQAFNGMLARLDESFTRLSQFSSNLAHDMRTPLTNLLAAAQVALSQPRTAEDYRDVIESSVDEYQRLSRMIEDMLFLARSEQADAALSLRALDAAAEAERVAGYYEPMAEDAQVRIEVTGQGTVHADLLLFQRALSNLLSNALVQAPKGSTITIDCKEEANSTTLTVSDSGPGIEAHHLKRIFERFYRVDPSRQGSASGTGLGLAIVKSIMNNHAGHCGCESQPYVRTRFWLRFPRRHDLSMPVTRGAVRKD, from the coding sequence ATGAGAGGCGCGGTGTCAAGAACGCTCCAGTCGCGGCTGACTGTCCTGATCATTCTGTCGACATCGGTCATTCTCGCGTTGAGCGGCCTCGCGCTGTATGGCGCGCTGCGCAGCCGCCTGGAGTCCACCTCGACCGAGCTCATGTCCGGCACTTTGGCGGCGCTGGAGTCGCATCTGGCCGGAAGTCAGAACATCGAGGATATCGTCCGCGACGCACAGACGTGGATCGACTTGCTACACGGCCACCAGAACATGGCGCTCGCTGTCTACGATACGGCGGGCCAACGCCTCGTCAGCACGCCTGGGTTTCAGTCGTACGCGCCGATTCTCGCAACCCGCGCGAGCGAGGCCAGCACCGAACTGACACGCGCCGACTTGAACCTTCGCTACCTCGTCGCCATGGTGCCGCTCGACGCCGCGACGGGGCGGTGGGTGCGCATCGCCGTTCAGTACGATAGAACCAATGACCGGGCGCTGTTACGGGCGCACGCCTATACGGCGGTCATCATCGAAGTGTTCGGTGTGATTCTCGCCGCCGCGTTCGCCTACGGGATCGCCACGCTGGGCTTGCTCCCGCTGCGCAGGCTGGCAGCCCAGGCTGAGGCGATGTCGACCAGCCGCCTCGCGCAACCTTTGCCGGAACTCGATGCGTCGGGGGAATTGAAGGAGCTGGAGCAGGCCTTCAACGGCATGCTGGCGCGGCTCGACGAGTCGTTCACCCGGCTCAGTCAGTTCTCCTCCAATCTGGCGCACGATATGCGCACGCCGCTAACCAATCTGCTCGCCGCCGCTCAGGTGGCGCTGTCGCAACCTCGGACCGCGGAGGACTACCGCGACGTGATCGAATCGAGCGTGGATGAGTATCAACGACTGTCGCGCATGATCGAGGACATGCTGTTCCTCGCGCGCTCGGAGCAGGCTGATGCGGCCTTGTCCCTGCGCGCGCTCGACGCAGCCGCGGAAGCCGAACGCGTCGCCGGCTATTACGAGCCGATGGCCGAAGACGCGCAGGTGAGGATCGAGGTGACGGGGCAGGGTACGGTGCATGCCGATCTGCTTCTGTTTCAACGGGCGCTCAGCAATCTGCTGTCGAACGCGCTCGTGCAGGCGCCGAAGGGCAGCACCATTACTATCGACTGCAAGGAAGAGGCGAATTCAACCACGCTGACCGTGTCGGACTCGGGACCTGGTATCGAGGCGCATCATCTCAAGCGCATCTTCGAGCGGTTTTATCGTGTCGACCCTTCGCGGCAAGGCTCGGCCTCTGGCACAGGGCTTGGCCTCGCGATCGTGAAATCGATTATGAACAATCACGCGGGACACTGCGGGTGCGAGAGCCAGCCCTACGTTCGAACCCGCTTCTGGTTGCGTTTTCCCCGGCGTCACGACCTGAGCATGCCGGTGACCCGCGGCGCCGTGCGCAAGGATTGA
- a CDS encoding DUF4148 domain-containing protein: MNAKLYTLCVVAMTMIGAASQVAQAQGKSRAQVNQELVQAQHDGVIPNSKTQYPPSADRIARNKELHAITWHAGETTPPVDHHDSIAAR; the protein is encoded by the coding sequence ATGAACGCCAAGCTCTACACCCTATGCGTTGTCGCCATGACGATGATCGGCGCGGCCTCTCAGGTTGCGCAGGCACAAGGCAAGTCCCGCGCTCAGGTGAACCAGGAACTGGTTCAGGCTCAGCATGACGGTGTGATTCCAAACAGCAAGACCCAATATCCGCCCAGTGCCGACAGGATTGCCCGCAACAAGGAGTTGCACGCCATCACCTGGCATGCGGGCGAAACGACACCGCCGGTGGATCATCACGACAGCATCGCGGCCCGATAG
- a CDS encoding CusA/CzcA family heavy metal efflux RND transporter, which yields MFERLIRFAIAHRWLVMLAIAAVAAVGVYSYQKLPIDAVPDITNVQVQINTSAPGYSPLEAEQRITYPVETAMAGLPNLAQTRSISRYGLSQVTVIFEDGTDIYFARQLVNERIQEAKDKLPPGATPAMGPTSTGLGEIYLWTVEADASAVKPDGTRYTPADLRELQDWVIKPQLRNVPGVTEVNSIGGFVKEFRVAPNPAKLMSYGLTLADVVRSLERNNDNVGAGYIEKRGEQYLVRVPGQARSVDDISNVVLTNVGGVPVRIKDVGQVDIGRELRTGAATSNGEEVVLGTVFMLMGENSRTVSKAVASRMDDVNRTLPAGVRAIPVYDRTVLVEKAVQTVKKNLLEGAVLVIAVLFLFLGNLRAALITALVIPLSMLITFTGMVNAKVSANLMSLGALDFGIIVDGAVVIVENCVRRLAHAQKLAGRPLTREERFAEVFGASQEARRALIFGQLIIMVVYLPIFALTGVEAKMFHPMAITVVMALAAAMVLTVTFIPAAIALFIGKRVEEKENRLMGWARRLYEPLLAAFMTRPRRVFVGAVVIVTLSTGLAVRLGSEFVPSLNEGDLAVAALRIPGTSLSQSVSMQMAIEKTLKQRFAEIERVFARTGTAEIAADPMPPNLSDGYIMLKPTDQWPDPNKSREKLVEEIEAVLAELPGNAYEFSQPIQLRFNELISGVRSDVAVKVFGDDMAVLNGAGEQIAVALQKVPGAAEVKVEQTTGLPVLTINVERDKLARYGVTVGDIQDTVAAAVGGKKAGTLFQGDRRFDIVVRLPDELRSDIEAIKRLPIALPSALPSAFPFAPSSASAAGGGVPVVQAPYVPLAELATVELAPGPNQISREDGKRRVVVSANVRGRDVGSFVADAREQIRQDVQVPTGYWLSWGGQFEQLQSASERLKLVVPLSLFMVFVLLFIMFNNVKDGLLVFTGIPFALSGGVLSLWLRDIPLSITAAVGFIALSGVAVLNGLVMIAFIRNLRERGVELDAAVREGAVTRLRPVLMTALVASLGFLPMAFATGTGSEVQRPLATVVIGGILSSTALTLLVLPVLYRTAHASSWRAVAVSRLAQAAPGRILRRLGFF from the coding sequence ATGTTCGAGAGACTGATTCGCTTCGCCATCGCGCACCGTTGGTTAGTCATGCTGGCCATTGCCGCTGTCGCGGCGGTCGGCGTGTACAGCTATCAGAAGTTGCCTATCGACGCCGTGCCCGACATTACCAATGTTCAGGTTCAGATCAATACCTCCGCGCCGGGTTATTCGCCGCTCGAAGCGGAGCAACGCATTACGTACCCGGTGGAGACCGCGATGGCCGGTCTTCCCAATCTGGCGCAGACGCGTTCCATCTCGCGCTACGGGCTGTCGCAGGTCACGGTGATCTTCGAGGACGGCACCGACATTTACTTCGCACGTCAGCTCGTCAACGAAAGGATTCAGGAAGCCAAAGACAAGCTGCCGCCCGGCGCCACGCCGGCAATGGGTCCGACGTCCACGGGTCTCGGCGAGATCTACCTGTGGACAGTCGAGGCTGACGCGTCGGCCGTCAAGCCTGACGGGACCCGTTACACGCCCGCGGACCTGCGCGAGCTTCAGGACTGGGTCATCAAGCCACAACTGCGCAATGTGCCGGGTGTCACCGAGGTGAATTCCATCGGCGGTTTCGTGAAGGAGTTCCGGGTCGCGCCGAATCCCGCCAAGCTCATGTCCTATGGCTTGACGCTGGCGGACGTGGTGCGCTCGCTCGAACGCAACAACGACAACGTCGGCGCCGGTTACATCGAAAAACGCGGCGAACAGTATCTCGTGCGGGTGCCCGGCCAGGCGCGCTCGGTGGACGACATTTCCAATGTCGTGCTGACCAACGTGGGCGGCGTGCCGGTTCGCATCAAGGATGTCGGACAGGTGGATATCGGCCGTGAATTGCGGACGGGCGCCGCGACCTCGAACGGCGAAGAGGTGGTGCTCGGCACCGTATTCATGCTGATGGGAGAAAACAGCCGCACCGTTTCGAAGGCCGTCGCGAGCCGGATGGACGACGTGAATCGCACACTGCCCGCGGGTGTGCGCGCGATTCCGGTGTACGACCGCACCGTTCTCGTTGAGAAGGCGGTGCAGACGGTGAAGAAGAACCTGCTCGAAGGCGCGGTGCTCGTGATCGCCGTGCTGTTTCTTTTCCTCGGCAACCTGCGCGCCGCGCTGATTACAGCGCTCGTCATTCCGCTTTCCATGCTGATCACGTTCACCGGCATGGTCAACGCGAAGGTGAGTGCCAACCTCATGAGTCTGGGTGCGCTCGACTTCGGCATCATCGTCGACGGCGCGGTGGTGATCGTGGAAAACTGCGTCAGGCGGCTCGCGCATGCGCAGAAGCTCGCCGGCCGGCCGCTGACCCGCGAGGAGCGTTTCGCCGAAGTGTTCGGCGCGTCGCAGGAAGCGAGGCGCGCGTTGATATTCGGTCAACTGATCATCATGGTGGTCTACTTGCCGATCTTCGCGCTCACAGGCGTCGAGGCGAAAATGTTTCACCCCATGGCGATCACCGTCGTGATGGCGCTGGCCGCTGCGATGGTGTTGACAGTCACCTTCATTCCTGCTGCTATTGCGCTGTTTATCGGCAAACGCGTCGAAGAAAAGGAAAATCGCTTGATGGGCTGGGCGAGGCGGCTCTACGAACCGCTGCTCGCCGCCTTCATGACGCGTCCGAGACGGGTGTTTGTCGGCGCGGTGGTGATCGTCACGTTGAGTACCGGGCTGGCGGTGCGCCTTGGCAGCGAGTTCGTCCCGAGTCTGAACGAGGGAGACCTCGCCGTCGCCGCGCTGCGCATTCCGGGCACGAGTCTCTCCCAGTCGGTCAGCATGCAAATGGCCATTGAGAAGACGTTGAAGCAACGGTTTGCGGAAATCGAACGCGTGTTTGCCCGCACGGGCACCGCCGAAATCGCAGCGGACCCGATGCCGCCCAACCTGTCGGACGGCTACATCATGCTCAAGCCGACGGACCAGTGGCCCGATCCGAACAAGTCGCGCGAGAAGCTGGTGGAGGAGATCGAAGCGGTGCTCGCAGAGCTGCCAGGGAATGCGTATGAATTCTCTCAACCCATTCAGCTTCGCTTTAACGAATTGATCTCGGGGGTGCGTAGCGACGTGGCGGTGAAGGTCTTTGGCGACGACATGGCGGTGCTCAACGGCGCGGGCGAGCAGATCGCGGTGGCATTGCAAAAAGTGCCGGGCGCCGCCGAAGTCAAGGTGGAGCAAACCACAGGCTTGCCGGTTCTGACCATCAACGTCGAGCGCGACAAATTGGCGCGCTATGGCGTCACGGTCGGCGACATTCAGGACACGGTCGCGGCGGCGGTGGGCGGCAAGAAGGCCGGCACGCTGTTCCAGGGCGACCGGCGCTTCGATATCGTGGTGCGGTTGCCGGACGAACTGCGTTCGGACATCGAGGCGATCAAGCGGCTGCCGATTGCGTTGCCGTCTGCGTTGCCGTCTGCGTTCCCGTTTGCGCCGTCGTCCGCGTCGGCGGCAGGCGGTGGCGTGCCCGTCGTCCAGGCGCCGTACGTGCCGCTCGCCGAACTGGCCACGGTCGAGCTCGCGCCGGGTCCGAACCAGATCAGCCGGGAAGACGGCAAGCGGCGCGTCGTGGTGAGTGCGAATGTCCGGGGCCGCGATGTCGGCTCGTTCGTGGCGGATGCGCGCGAGCAGATACGGCAGGACGTGCAGGTGCCGACGGGCTACTGGTTGTCGTGGGGCGGACAGTTCGAGCAGTTGCAAAGCGCGAGCGAGCGCCTGAAGCTGGTCGTGCCGCTGTCGCTCTTCATGGTGTTTGTCCTGCTCTTCATCATGTTCAATAATGTTAAGGATGGCTTGCTGGTCTTCACCGGTATTCCATTTGCATTGAGTGGCGGCGTGCTGTCGCTCTGGTTGAGGGACATTCCGCTTTCCATTACCGCAGCGGTCGGATTCATTGCGCTCTCGGGCGTCGCGGTGCTGAACGGGCTCGTCATGATTGCCTTCATCAGAAATCTGCGGGAGCGAGGCGTGGAACTGGACGCGGCGGTTCGTGAGGGCGCCGTGACACGTCTGCGGCCCGTCTTGATGACGGCGCTCGTCGCCTCGCTCGGGTTCTTGCCCATGGCCTTCGCAACCGGCACCGGGTCGGAAGTGCAGCGCCCTCTGGCAACGGTGGTGATTGGCGGCATCCTGTCGTCCACGGCGCTGACGCTGCTGGTTTTGCCCGTGCTGTACCGAACCGCTCACGCGTCGTCGTGGCGCGCCGTTGCCGTGAGCCGGCTGGCGCAAGCCGCGCCGGGGCGGATACTGCGCCGGCTTGGCTTTTTCTAG
- the irlR gene encoding heavy metal response regulator transcription factor IrlR codes for MRILLVEDEPKTGAYLRKGLSEAGYVVDWAEDGVTGQHQAESEDYDLLILDVMLPGQDGWTLLKNLRRTRSTPVLFLTARDDVGDRVKGLELGADDYLAKPFDFVELVARVRSILRRGKPRESMSLQVADLELDLTRRKATRQGDVILLTAKEFTLLWLLMRKEGEILPRATIASQVWDMNFNSDTNVVDSAIRRLRSKVDDAYEPKLIHTVRGMGYVLEVRGGSN; via the coding sequence ATGCGGATTCTGTTAGTGGAAGACGAGCCGAAGACCGGCGCCTATCTTCGCAAAGGCTTGTCGGAGGCGGGATACGTCGTCGATTGGGCCGAAGACGGCGTCACGGGTCAGCACCAGGCGGAGTCGGAAGACTACGACCTGCTGATCCTCGACGTGATGCTGCCGGGACAGGACGGCTGGACGCTACTGAAGAATCTTCGCCGCACACGGTCCACGCCGGTGCTGTTTCTCACCGCACGCGACGACGTGGGAGACCGCGTCAAGGGGCTGGAACTCGGTGCCGACGACTATCTCGCGAAGCCGTTCGACTTCGTCGAACTGGTGGCGCGCGTCAGATCGATCCTCAGGCGCGGAAAGCCACGCGAATCCATGTCGCTGCAGGTCGCCGATCTTGAACTGGACCTGACGCGGCGCAAGGCGACCCGTCAGGGCGACGTGATCCTGCTGACCGCGAAGGAGTTCACGCTGCTGTGGCTGCTCATGCGCAAGGAAGGGGAGATCCTGCCCCGCGCGACGATCGCCTCGCAGGTGTGGGACATGAACTTCAACAGCGATACGAACGTGGTGGATTCGGCAATCAGGAGGCTGCGCTCCAAGGTCGACGACGCCTACGAACCCAAGCTCATTCATACGGTGAGAGGCATGGGATACGTGCTGGAAGTCAGAGGCGGTAGCAATTAA
- a CDS encoding MFS transporter, with translation MKGRRALEALNFFVADVQAGIGPFLGVFLQARGWGADQIGTVMTIGGIAGMLATSPAGALVDATRHKRSLVVIAGLMTMLASGLLWISHGYWMVAASQVATAVTGAAIGPALAGMTLGMVRQHGFDRQFGRNQVANHGGNVVAAALSGWLGWRYGFGAVFVLSALFGLLSIVAVSSIPADAIDHDVARGADAKATAGEPAAAGAPASGLRVLLQSRPLLLLAAALGLFHLGNAAMLPLYGLAIVAAHQGEPSAFTAQTIVIAQLVMVAAAMLATRLIRWRGYWWVILLTFLALPVRGLIAASVIHAWGVWPVQALDGIGAGLQSVAVPALVVRLLEGSGRVNVGQGVVMTVQAAGAALSPALGGILAHRFGYPAAFIALGAVSTGSLVLWLSFGATVRHACAADGGAARDAIEAASPAS, from the coding sequence GTGAAAGGCCGGCGCGCGCTCGAAGCGTTGAATTTTTTCGTGGCCGACGTGCAGGCGGGCATCGGACCATTTCTCGGCGTGTTCCTGCAAGCGCGCGGCTGGGGCGCCGATCAGATCGGCACGGTCATGACCATCGGCGGCATCGCCGGCATGCTCGCCACTTCGCCGGCCGGCGCGCTGGTGGATGCGACGCGCCATAAGCGCAGTCTCGTCGTGATCGCGGGGCTGATGACCATGCTCGCTTCCGGCTTGCTGTGGATCTCACATGGCTACTGGATGGTGGCGGCGTCGCAGGTGGCGACCGCGGTCACCGGCGCGGCGATCGGCCCGGCGCTGGCCGGTATGACGCTCGGCATGGTCCGGCAGCACGGTTTCGACCGGCAATTCGGCCGCAACCAGGTGGCCAATCATGGCGGCAATGTCGTCGCGGCAGCGCTGTCCGGCTGGCTGGGCTGGCGTTACGGCTTCGGCGCGGTGTTCGTGCTGAGCGCGCTGTTCGGCCTGCTGTCGATCGTGGCCGTGTCGTCGATTCCGGCCGACGCGATCGATCACGATGTCGCGCGGGGCGCCGATGCAAAGGCGACCGCCGGCGAGCCTGCCGCTGCCGGCGCTCCGGCGAGCGGCCTGCGGGTTCTGCTGCAATCGCGGCCGTTGTTGCTGCTGGCCGCCGCGCTCGGCCTGTTCCACCTGGGCAATGCGGCCATGTTGCCGCTCTACGGCCTCGCGATCGTCGCCGCCCATCAGGGCGAGCCGAGCGCGTTCACCGCGCAGACCATCGTGATCGCGCAACTCGTGATGGTCGCGGCCGCGATGCTGGCGACCCGGCTGATCCGCTGGCGCGGCTACTGGTGGGTGATCCTGCTGACCTTCCTTGCACTGCCGGTACGCGGGCTGATCGCCGCGTCGGTGATTCATGCGTGGGGCGTGTGGCCGGTGCAAGCGCTCGACGGCATCGGCGCGGGATTGCAGAGCGTCGCGGTGCCGGCGTTGGTGGTCCGCTTGCTGGAAGGCAGCGGGCGCGTGAACGTCGGGCAGGGCGTCGTGATGACCGTGCAGGCCGCCGGCGCTGCGTTGAGTCCGGCTTTGGGCGGGATTCTCGCGCACCGTTTCGGTTATCCCGCCGCGTTCATCGCGCTCGGCGCGGTGTCGACCGGCTCGCTGGTGTTGTGGCTGAGTTTCGGGGCGACGGTCAGGCACGCCTGCGCGGCTGATGGTGGAGCAGCGCGCGACGCGATCGAGGCAGCCTCGCCCGCGTCGTGA
- a CDS encoding HAMP domain-containing sensor histidine kinase yields the protein MTAVPRRLSFASQLVVFWLLVAIMCAVLIGLVWFMAQANLGRQIGLARQQGLAGCETIGSRYDLSIDRTPQPPAAPRAAQTGTPPAATPTVPPAVPNTDLMHAILDIVLAQMEGVEGGFWRPDGAARGSFDAYAFPTYQGSGIKRDIPDAETPLILRTLRAASTSRAAASDFVEGQQDAVIVTACPVPHREGLFAWTLSRVHPPLGSSGKTLVTTLAVLLAVIVGIAIALGVLLRRWRANLARIEASLSRPADLFTPIAPTGEPDLDKIVQAFNAYGARATSLQQQAGELHTQLAAAERFAAIGRFSAQMAHEIRNPIGAMRLKAENALNGDVERKQRALCTILEQIQRVERQLSGLLALTQPVRIEAHSVDLRLWLAERVEWHHDAAARAGIALALAYADGLPAQATFDADQLARAIDNLILNALRHTPSGGHVTLSAARAADTLRIEVADDGPGVPPAERERIFEPFVTGHAAGSGLGLAVVREIAAAHGGSAFYEARERGACFVIEIPWRTS from the coding sequence ATGACCGCAGTTCCCCGACGTTTATCGTTCGCCAGTCAGTTGGTGGTTTTCTGGTTGCTGGTCGCGATAATGTGCGCGGTCCTGATCGGGCTCGTCTGGTTCATGGCGCAGGCCAATCTCGGCCGCCAGATCGGCCTTGCGCGGCAGCAGGGGCTGGCCGGCTGCGAGACGATCGGGTCGCGCTACGACCTGTCGATCGACCGCACACCCCAGCCTCCCGCCGCGCCGCGCGCCGCTCAAACCGGGACTCCGCCCGCCGCCACGCCGACCGTCCCACCCGCCGTGCCGAACACGGACCTGATGCACGCGATCCTCGACATCGTGCTCGCGCAGATGGAGGGCGTGGAAGGCGGCTTCTGGCGGCCGGACGGCGCGGCACGCGGCAGCTTCGATGCTTACGCGTTTCCGACCTACCAGGGCAGCGGCATCAAACGCGACATCCCCGATGCCGAGACGCCGCTGATCCTGCGCACGCTGCGCGCGGCGTCCACCAGCCGCGCGGCGGCATCCGATTTCGTCGAAGGCCAGCAGGACGCCGTGATCGTCACCGCCTGTCCGGTGCCGCATCGGGAAGGCCTGTTCGCCTGGACGCTGTCGCGCGTGCATCCGCCGCTTGGGTCCTCCGGCAAAACGCTCGTCACGACGCTCGCGGTGCTGCTCGCGGTGATCGTCGGGATTGCGATCGCCCTCGGCGTTCTGCTGCGTCGCTGGCGCGCCAACCTCGCGCGCATCGAAGCCAGCCTGAGCCGGCCCGCCGACTTGTTCACGCCGATCGCGCCGACGGGCGAGCCGGACCTCGACAAGATCGTCCAGGCGTTCAACGCCTATGGCGCGCGTGCCACGTCGTTGCAGCAGCAAGCCGGCGAACTGCATACGCAGCTCGCGGCCGCGGAACGCTTCGCGGCGATCGGCCGCTTCTCCGCGCAAATGGCGCACGAGATCCGCAATCCGATCGGCGCGATGCGGCTCAAGGCGGAAAACGCGCTGAATGGCGACGTCGAACGCAAACAGCGCGCCCTCTGCACGATCCTCGAACAGATTCAGCGCGTGGAGCGCCAGCTTTCCGGTCTGCTGGCGTTGACCCAGCCCGTGCGGATCGAAGCCCATAGTGTCGACTTGCGCCTATGGCTCGCCGAACGCGTGGAATGGCATCATGACGCGGCGGCGCGGGCCGGCATCGCACTGGCGCTGGCTTACGCGGACGGCCTTCCCGCGCAAGCTACTTTCGATGCCGATCAACTGGCGCGCGCGATCGATAATCTGATCCTCAACGCTCTGCGCCACACGCCATCCGGCGGCCATGTAACGCTGAGCGCGGCGCGCGCCGCCGACACGCTGCGAATCGAAGTCGCCGACGACGGTCCCGGTGTGCCTCCCGCCGAGCGCGAGCGCATCTTCGAGCCGTTCGTGACCGGCCACGCCGCCGGCTCGGGGCTCGGCCTCGCGGTGGTACGCGAGATCGCTGCCGCGCATGGCGGCAGCGCCTTTTACGAAGCGCGCGAGCGCGGTGCCTGTTTTGTGATCGAGATCCCATGGCGCACATCCTGA
- a CDS encoding DUF4148 domain-containing protein, giving the protein MKSLIQAVVVAAALAAPVAVFAQSNQPLTRAQVRAELIELEQAGYNPARGEDPTYPADIQAAEAKVAARHAATGFGGGTSGSSDAGRPAVSKADWNAMYDHP; this is encoded by the coding sequence ATGAAGTCGCTTATTCAAGCCGTTGTAGTTGCCGCTGCTCTTGCCGCGCCGGTTGCCGTGTTCGCTCAATCGAACCAGCCGCTCACACGTGCGCAAGTGCGCGCCGAACTGATCGAACTGGAGCAGGCGGGTTACAACCCGGCGCGCGGTGAAGATCCGACCTATCCGGCCGATATTCAGGCCGCTGAAGCCAAGGTGGCGGCACGTCATGCCGCGACAGGTTTCGGCGGTGGCACGAGCGGCTCGTCGGACGCGGGACGTCCGGCCGTTTCCAAAGCGGACTGGAATGCGATGTACGACCATCCGTGA
- a CDS encoding sigma-54 dependent transcriptional regulator — MAHILIVDDDDAFRESLAETLGDLGHVVAQAGSGHDALAVLAGNARVDCMFLDIRMADLSGIEVLERLRGIPARETLPVVVLTAFATSDNTIHAMRLGAFEHLTKPVGRDAIASLLGKIEASNRGSPGPALPLSHEETGDAGTPRLLGNSEALRDAQKQIGRAAATESTVLITGETGTGKEVAARVLHDASRRRHAPFVAINCAAIPAELLESELFGHAKGAFTGAVAQRAGRIAEANGGTLFLDEIGDLPLPMQAKLLRVIQERTLTPVGSNASVAIDVRIVAATHRDPAAEVAARTFREDLFYRLNVIPIHLPPLRDRPDDILPLAAHFLVAAAHLAGPARTLSGDAERRLLAYAWPGNVRELKNAMERVAALARGPLVTADDLAFLNAPRAGVSEIPSALLDLPLPQAIEWLERAAIERALQQTVGNRAEAARRLGISRQSLYTKIAAYKLG, encoded by the coding sequence ATGGCGCACATCCTGATCGTCGACGACGACGACGCCTTCCGCGAAAGCCTGGCTGAAACGCTAGGCGACCTTGGCCATGTCGTCGCGCAAGCCGGCAGCGGCCACGACGCGCTTGCCGTGTTAGCCGGCAACGCGCGCGTGGACTGCATGTTTCTCGACATCCGAATGGCGGACCTGAGCGGCATCGAAGTACTCGAACGTCTGCGCGGGATACCGGCGCGCGAGACACTGCCGGTAGTCGTGCTGACCGCCTTCGCCACCAGCGACAACACCATTCACGCGATGCGGCTCGGCGCCTTCGAGCACCTGACCAAGCCGGTGGGGCGCGACGCCATCGCATCCCTGCTCGGCAAGATCGAAGCCTCGAATCGCGGCTCGCCGGGCCCCGCATTGCCGCTGTCGCACGAGGAAACCGGCGACGCCGGCACGCCTCGCCTGCTGGGCAACAGCGAAGCGTTGCGCGACGCGCAAAAGCAGATCGGCCGCGCTGCCGCCACGGAGTCGACCGTTCTGATCACGGGCGAAACCGGCACCGGCAAGGAGGTCGCGGCACGCGTGCTGCACGATGCGTCGCGGCGCCGGCATGCGCCGTTCGTTGCGATCAACTGCGCGGCGATTCCCGCCGAACTTCTGGAGAGCGAACTATTCGGCCACGCCAAAGGCGCGTTCACGGGCGCGGTGGCGCAGCGAGCCGGCCGCATCGCCGAGGCGAACGGCGGCACGCTGTTTCTCGACGAAATCGGCGACCTGCCGTTGCCGATGCAGGCCAAGCTGTTGCGCGTGATTCAGGAACGCACGCTCACGCCGGTCGGCAGCAACGCAAGCGTCGCTATCGACGTGCGGATCGTAGCCGCTACGCACCGCGACCCCGCAGCGGAAGTGGCGGCGCGCACCTTTCGCGAGGACCTGTTCTACCGGCTCAACGTGATTCCGATTCACCTGCCGCCGTTGCGAGATCGTCCCGACGACATTCTCCCGCTCGCCGCGCATTTTCTCGTAGCCGCCGCGCATCTTGCCGGTCCGGCGCGGACCTTGAGCGGCGATGCCGAGCGGCGGCTTCTCGCCTATGCATGGCCCGGCAACGTCCGCGAGTTGAAGAACGCGATGGAGCGAGTCGCCGCACTCGCGCGCGGTCCGCTCGTCACCGCGGACGATCTGGCTTTTCTCAATGCGCCGCGCGCCGGCGTGAGCGAGATTCCGAGCGCGCTGCTCGATCTGCCGCTGCCGCAGGCGATCGAGTGGCTGGAGCGCGCCGCGATCGAACGCGCATTGCAGCAGACCGTGGGCAATCGCGCTGAAGCGGCGCGCCGCCTCGGTATCAGCCGTCAGTCGCTCTATACGAAGATCGCTGCCTACAAGCTCGGCTGA